The genomic interval GCAGGAGTAGGTCAGGGCGCAGCCCGCCAGATGGCGCACCAGCCGGTTGTCAGGAAATCTCTTGAGCAGGCGGTTCGCGCCCTGCCGGATCTTCTCCGGGTCGATGCCCGAGAACTCCTGGCGGCGGTCGCGATCCACGCGCTTGGCGCAGACGTAAAAACGGCCGTTGGCAAAACCCACCGCGCCGTAGGCGAAAAGCGGCAGCACGGGCGCGTCGTCCTCCACGGCGAAGGCGGCCGTGGCGGAGAGGGTGTGCGCCGGGGCCACGAAAGCGGCCACGGCGAAGTCGTCCACCACCTCGGCCCGGCCGGATTCGGGATCGAGCCCCACGGCGCGGCGTCCCTCGAGCAGGAAAAGCTCGGATTCCTCGGGCAGGGGGATGAGTTCGTCGGGCCGGGGCAGGGCCAGTTCGTGGCCGCGCCTGACGACCATCAGGAGGTCCGGATGTTCAATGATCTCCCCTTCAGGGGTGGCGGCGAGAAGATGCGGCGTGAGGCGTTCGCGGGTGGCCATGGCGTGGCAGGTCGCACATCGCCGGGCAAAAGGCAACGGCTGATTTGTTCCTCTTGTCAGCGTCAGAGAAGTACGGGCAATTTTAATCCGTTTCCGTATCCTGCGGGAATGACTGCCGGATCATCCAGTAAAAAATAACGGCAAAACGTTGACCCGTTACGGCGCGCGATGGTAGAAAGGAAGCGGGGATCAGGGGGTGTTATGCCGCATATTCTTGGCGTCTATTTCAGCGAGAGAGATGATCACGTCGGCACCGGAGCCACGCGCAAGGCAACCGTGACGCGCGTGCACTGGTTCGCGGTGCGCCTGGACGACGAGCGCGTGTTGCTGCAGCCGCTGAATAACGAGCACATGCCCGCGGGACTCAAGCGCGTGGTCGGGCAGGAGGATTTCCTGGCGGGATTCGTGCCCGACCCGGAGCATTTCACCACGCACCTGCTGCCGGTGCTCAAGGGGCTGGCCGCCAAGGTCTCCGTCGCCCAGGGCACCGTGGAGACGAAGACCCTGAGTGAGCATGAGCGCTTGGTCTTCAAGGCCCTGCAGATCGACGACAAGGACGCCAAGGTCGAGACCCCGGCGGCAGGCAGGTTGCGCATCGTCAGCGATCTGCTCGCCACCATCCCGGACGTCTCGGTCATGACTTTCCGCCATCAGAGCGAAGTCAACACCCGCTCCATCTCCCTGCGCAAGGAAGGAGACTACGGCAGGGCCGTGGCTTACTACCACAAGGCCTTGCGTCTGAATCCGACCGACGACCACCTGCATTTCAACTTGGCCCGGGCCTACTGGCACATGGGCGAGGCGGCCAAATGCGCGGAGCATCTGAACCGCGCTCTGGATCTTAATCCCGCCTTTCCGGAGGCGGAGATGTTTCTCGACTTCGTGCACAGGAAGACGGGCGCGGGGCAGCCGCGAGGCGCGAAGCCCGCGAACGGGAACAGGACATGGGCCACGCGCGGTGGTATCGTGATTCCGTCCATGCCAACGACGGTCCGCGAGGCCGCCTATGGCGAGGCCCAGGGACGCCGCGGCAGCGCCCGCTCCCAGGGAAGAATCGAAAAGGGGAGAGCGGCTGGTTCCCCGTCCTGGGGCGATTTCGAGATATCCTTTCACGACGACCGCCGCCGCGCGCCGCGCCTGACCCTGGACACAGAGGCGCTGTGCATGATGCTTTGCCGGGGGAACGAGTGCCCCACGCTTGTGCGCGACATTTCGCAGACCGGCGCGCGCCTGGAGGTGACGCTCGGCGAGGCGGCCTTCGACGCGGGCGATCTGGTGATGCTCACGGAGCGGCGGGGCCTGAACAATCTTCTCGGCTCACGCAAGGCGCAGGTAGTCTGGCGCAGCGGGCTTCAGGCGGGAGTTCATTTCGCCACGCCGCTCGCCACCTCGGGCGGAAGCGTCGAAAGCATTCTCTTTCCGCGCGGATAAGGCCGCCGACCTGGCGTAGCGCAAGGGCCGCGCAACAAAACGGCAAATGGGACGTTTTGAACGGCTTGAGGCGGGATCCTCGCGGACCCCGCCTCAGAGATGCCAAAAGGCGTAGGACTTCGGCCTAGCGCTTGGAGTACTGGAAGCGCGCGCGGGCGGAGGCCAGACCGTACTTCTTGCGTTCCTTGACGCGCGAATCGCGGGTCAGGAAGCCGGCCTTCTTCAGCAGGCCGCGAAGTTCGGGATCGACGTTCAGCAGGGCGCGGGAGATGCCGTGGCGCACGGCCTGGGCCTGTCCCGCAACGCCGCCGCCGCAGACGTTGATCTTGATGTCGAACTTGCCAAGGGTCTTGGTCAGGTTCAGGGGCTGGCGGATGATCATCTGCAGGGTCGCCCGGGGAAAGTAGTCTTCGTAGGGGCGGCCGTTGACGATGATTTCGCCCTTGCCGGGGTAGACGCGGGTGCGGGCCACGGCGTTCTTGCGCTTGCCCGTTCCGTAGAAAAATTCCTGGCTCATTGCTGCTCCGATTTGGAAATGTCCCTAGATGTCCAGGGGCTTGGGCTCTTGCGCCGTGTGGGGGTGCTCGGGGCCGGCGTAGATCTTGAGCTTCTTCAAGAGCTGGCGGCCCAGGCGATTCTTGGGCAGCATGCCACGCACGGCGAGGCGAATGACTTCCTCGGGCTTCTTGTTCAGCTGGTCACGCAGGCTGATTTCCTTGATGCCGCCGGGGAAGCCGCTGTGACGGTAGTACTTCTTGTCCTGCAGCTTGTTGCCGGTGACGGCGATCTTCTCGGCGTTGACCACGACCACGAAATCCCCGTTGTCCATGTGCGGGGTGTATTCGGGCTTATGCTTTCCGCGCAGGTGCATGGCGATCTGCGTGGCGAGGCGGCCCAGGATCTTGTCCTGCGCGTCGACCACGATCCAGTCGCGTTTGATTTCCTGCAGCGTCGGGGTCCAGGTTTTCATCTCTTTCGTCTCCTTGCGGATTCTCCACTCAAAGGAGGGATTGCATAGACCCTTTGCCCGGACCTGTCAAGCAAAGGGGCGTAAAAAGTCATACCGGACGATCCGCCACCACGGTCATGTCGCCCGACAGGATGAGCCGCCTCGCGGGTTCGGTGAGCCGGGGATGCCAGCGGCGGCCGATCTTCCACCAGACGCGGTGCAGCCAATGCACGGGCGTCACGATCCCGTGCGCCAGCCCGCGCGGCAGACCGGCGAAGAGCCCCATGCGCGAAAGCGCGAAGAGGCCGCCCTTGCCCGGCGCCACGGCGCGCGGAAAAAGCCCGGCGTGGTGCAAAAGCGACAGCGCGCCCAGATGCGAGATGTTGAAGAAGCTGTTTTTGTGGAAGGGCTCCAGGAAGGCCATGGTGGCGATGAGCCGCCCGCCCGGCCTGAGCACCCGGCCGATCTCGGCCAGCGCCGCATATGGGTGGCGCAGGTGCTCCAGCACGGCCACCGAGAGGATGAACCCGAAGCTTGCGTCGGCAAAGGGAAGGGCGTGCGCGTCCGCGAGCAGCGGGGCGCGCTTGTTGGCATAGTCCAGGCCCGCCCAGGCGAACCCGGCCCGTTCCACTGCCGCGCGGTGAAGCCCCCGCCCCGAGCCCAGGTCCAGGGCGATCTTGCCCGGCGCTTCGGCCTTGGGGAACCAGGACAGAATCTCGAGCGAAAGATGCCTGGGCACGGGCAGCCCGGCGAAATCGACCTCAGGCCCGCGGTTAAACGCCAGCGGCGCGAAATCCAAGTGCTCCGGGATGTCCAACGGCTCGCCCAGGGTCAGGGAAAGCCCGATGCGCACGGGATCGCGCAGCCGCAGGTCCGGCCGCCCGTCCGGCGTGGCCGCGAAGTCCCGGCCGCAGGCCGGGCAGGAGAAGTCCGGCCCCGGCCCCGAAAGTTCCGCGCGGCAGGCCGGGCAGCGCAACAGTTCGCGCAGTCCGGGCGGCAGCGCGGCCATGCCGCGCGCGGCCGCAGGAGGGGATTTCGCCGGGGTGCTGGTCATCTCGTCCGGCCCCTAGTCGAAGTCGGCCAGCAGCGAGCCGATGTGCACGCCATGCTGGAACGGCTCCTGGGCATACGCCCCCTGGATGCGCCACAGGGCGTGCTGGAGCTGGTCCGAGGTGATGCCGTTGCGAAGCGCGGTATAGGCCTCCAGGAAGGCGGCCAGATTGTCGCAGATCTTGAGCAGCCCGCCGTCCTTGGCGTCGAATTCGTCGTGGTTGTAGGACTCGGCCAAGGCGCGCCAGTCCGTGCGCAGCACCTTGCCGTCCTTCTTGCGCACCACGGTCTCGAATTCCGAGCCGAACTCGATGCCCAGGAAATACGCCAGCCGATCGGCCAGATCGGGCGCGCCGGCCTGGCGCAAAAGCGAGAAAACCCGGCGTTCCAGGGCGTCGTGCTCGTACTGCGCGATGAGGTCGGAGATGCCCTCCACGCTGCGCTTCACCGGCGAAATGATGTCGCGGGTCAACAATTCGGGCAGGTCGTGGAACAGGCCGGAGAAGAAATTGTTCACGCGCCGGGCGCGGCAGGCGTTCAATTCCAGCGAGAAGAGGTAGGCACAGGCGGCCACGATGAACAGATGTCCGAGCACCGTGGTCTCGGGGATGCGCGGCGTCTGCGACCAGCGGGTCTGGAAGCGCAGGCGGCCGCAAAGGCTTGCGAAGCGCTCGAAGGGGTGGCCCTCGGTGAGCAACTCGGGCACGCCCTTGATGTCCGAGTGCGCCGTGAGGGTGGCGGTGAAGTCCTCCTCGATCTCGTCGAGTTCCTCGTCCCAGGGGTTGAGGTGCTTGATGAGGTGGAATTCGTAGCGGCTGGCGTAGATGTGGGCCGCGTGCAGGATGCGGCTGGCCGGGTCGCGGCGGTCGGGCACGGCCAGATGCTCGCGAAAGCGCTGCGTGAAGGTCTCGCCCAGCACCTGGATGCGCGGCGTGAGCTGGTCCATGACCCAGGCCGTGAGGCGGCGGTAATGGTCCGGGTTGGCCTTTATCTTATAGAAGACCGGCGGCTTGATGTCCGTGATGACCAGCCGGTAGAGATATTCGAAGAGCCCGCCCTCGACCACGGCCTCGCCCAGGGCCAGCCGCTCGTCCAGGGGCAACCCGCGCGCGTTGGTCTCGTAGAGCATCCAGGCGACCATCATCTTGTGCGCCTGCTTGTCCACCTCGAACAACTCCATGGGCCTGAGCTTGTCGTTCCAGCGTTTCATGGACGAGCCGGAAAAAAGGAGTTGCAAAAGGCTCTTGCGGATGCTTGGCATGCGGGGCCGGTCGGGTTAGAGGAACAAAAGGCTGATGAGCCGCTGGCCAATGTAGCGGGCACGGCGGCAAAGCACAAGGTGTGCCGCACGATCTGAACGGAGGGTTGCATGATATTGCGCAAGCGGGCCTGGGACGTGATGCGGGAGGATTTCGCCAGCGTGGCGGAGACGGCGAAGCTCGGCGACGTCATGAAGACCATGCGCGAACGGCTCAAGGGTCAGCCCGAGGCCCATCTCATCGTCGTGGTCACCGATACTGGAAAATTCGCGGGCGTGGTTACCGCCTGGGACGTGCTGCGCACGGCCGAGGATTGCGTGCTCAAGGAAGACTTGCGTCACTTGGAGGAGGCGGACTGGGACCGCGCCTTCGGCCGGGCCTGCGCGCTGTGCTGCGGCGTCGAGGTCAAGAAGGTCATGCGCAAGGACGCGCCCATGGTCAAACCCTCGGACCCGCTGCTGCTGGTGCTGAACGCCCTGGTGGAGTCCAAGCGCAACTGGGTTATCGTGGAAGAGGGCGACAAGCCGCTTGGCGTGATCCTGATCGGCGATCTTTTCCGCGAGATTACCCGCGAAATGGTCGACTTCTTCTAGCGAGGCGTGAAAAATCCGCGATGGCTGCGTTGCTTTAAGCCGGTCAAACCCTCGCGTATGGGGAATACGCGTCGGTCTTGACCGGCTCTCGCGCCTTGCCCTCGCGTTTTTTGACGCCTCGCTGAAATCCATCCGCTGAAAAGACGCCATCTGCTGCGTTGCCGCGAAAGCGCCGATCCCTCGTGTATATCTTTATACACGTCGGGCCCGGCGCTTTCTTGCGCCTTGCATCTGACGCCTTTGAGCGGCCCGCCAAGAGGCGAGGCGTGAAAAATCCGCGATGGCTGCGTTGCTTTAAGCCGGTCAAACCCTCGCGTATGGGGAATACGCGTCGGTCTTGACCGGCTCTCGCGCCTTGCCCTCGCGTTTTTTGACGCCTCGCTGAAATCCATCCGCTGAAAAGACGCCATCTGCTGCGTTGCCGCGAAAGCGCCGATCCCTCGTGTATATCTTTATACACGTCGGGCCCGGCGCTTTCTTGCGCCTTGCGCTTGCGGAAATTTCAAATGGCGAATATATGTTGGCAGCTTTTAATTAAGTTCCTGCACTTCGGATTTGTTGGGGCGAGTTTTATGGCTTTTGTGGATTCACCCGTAGTCATATTTTAATTTTTTTCATGCAGGGTGCTATAGTCAGGAATCTATAAATCTCTGGAGGTAGGCAATATGAGGGCAAGGGAAATGTATACACAGTTTGATCTTATTGCAAGCAACTATACAATAACAGATTCTGGTGGCCTTTTCTTACACCGATTTACACCTCAGGGAACAGATACAATCTATCAGATTGAGACCACAAGTCGGTCCCCAGTTATTGTTGAAGGTGATAGATATGATGTTGGTTTTAAGAATGTTGGCGGAATACGTATTGTTGATCCTTCCTCTATTTGTAATTCAAGCAAGGTGTCTCCAAAGGTAAGTGTGATTGCGGCCTTCCAGATAGGAAGAGAAATCTATAATGCAGAAAGAGCAAAGAATGATGAAAGGGTGATTCATTCAGAGAGGAGTGGATATTGGTGGGGGAAGAAGTATGCCTGGAGAGTTTATGGGTTATGTTTGGCGAAAGAATCTTTCTATAAATATCTAGAGGAGATTAGGCATCCAACAGTCAACTGCGAAATGAACAACCCTCCGCATCCTCGTACAAAATCAATAGCGTACCTTGATGACGGGATCTGCGATGCTGTAGAAGAGCTGATGGAGACAGCTGTTGCGCGTGGTCGGTTTTATGTCTCTCCAAAATTTTCAAAGAATTTTTCAATCAAAGGCATTAATGCAATGACAGATAAGAAATAGGGGGCATGCCTTGCCAGGGTGTCGTTGACTGCTGCTCAGCTAAATTACGTGCGGTGAGATGGAATTCACGTCAGGTCTGGCTGACCACGTCCATGCACAGGATGCGCAGGGCGCCGTCGCGGTCCTCGAAGCGCGCCGCGATGGTCTGGCACAGGCTGCCCGAGGCCAGTGAGATGTATGGCTCGGACGTGTAGCGCGAGAGCCCGGCCGCCAGGGGCAGGTAGTAGTCCTTGAGCGAGTGGTCCGCGCCCTTGCGCGCGGGCTGGTAGAGGAGCCGCCCCTGGCGCGGCGCGGGCTCGCGGCAGACGGTCTCGCTTGACTGGCGACCGCTTTCGTCGAGCACGT from Alkalidesulfovibrio alkalitolerans DSM 16529 carries:
- the rplM gene encoding 50S ribosomal protein L13: MKTWTPTLQEIKRDWIVVDAQDKILGRLATQIAMHLRGKHKPEYTPHMDNGDFVVVVNAEKIAVTGNKLQDKKYYRHSGFPGGIKEISLRDQLNKKPEEVIRLAVRGMLPKNRLGRQLLKKLKIYAGPEHPHTAQEPKPLDI
- a CDS encoding HD domain-containing protein, which produces MPSIRKSLLQLLFSGSSMKRWNDKLRPMELFEVDKQAHKMMVAWMLYETNARGLPLDERLALGEAVVEGGLFEYLYRLVITDIKPPVFYKIKANPDHYRRLTAWVMDQLTPRIQVLGETFTQRFREHLAVPDRRDPASRILHAAHIYASRYEFHLIKHLNPWDEELDEIEEDFTATLTAHSDIKGVPELLTEGHPFERFASLCGRLRFQTRWSQTPRIPETTVLGHLFIVAACAYLFSLELNACRARRVNNFFSGLFHDLPELLTRDIISPVKRSVEGISDLIAQYEHDALERRVFSLLRQAGAPDLADRLAYFLGIEFGSEFETVVRKKDGKVLRTDWRALAESYNHDEFDAKDGGLLKICDNLAAFLEAYTALRNGITSDQLQHALWRIQGAYAQEPFQHGVHIGSLLADFD
- the rpsI gene encoding 30S ribosomal protein S9, translating into MSQEFFYGTGKRKNAVARTRVYPGKGEIIVNGRPYEDYFPRATLQMIIRQPLNLTKTLGKFDIKINVCGGGVAGQAQAVRHGISRALLNVDPELRGLLKKAGFLTRDSRVKERKKYGLASARARFQYSKR
- a CDS encoding class I SAM-dependent methyltransferase yields the protein MTSTPAKSPPAAARGMAALPPGLRELLRCPACRAELSGPGPDFSCPACGRDFAATPDGRPDLRLRDPVRIGLSLTLGEPLDIPEHLDFAPLAFNRGPEVDFAGLPVPRHLSLEILSWFPKAEAPGKIALDLGSGRGLHRAAVERAGFAWAGLDYANKRAPLLADAHALPFADASFGFILSVAVLEHLRHPYAALAEIGRVLRPGGRLIATMAFLEPFHKNSFFNISHLGALSLLHHAGLFPRAVAPGKGGLFALSRMGLFAGLPRGLAHGIVTPVHWLHRVWWKIGRRWHPRLTEPARRLILSGDMTVVADRPV
- a CDS encoding CBS domain-containing protein, coding for MILRKRAWDVMREDFASVAETAKLGDVMKTMRERLKGQPEAHLIVVVTDTGKFAGVVTAWDVLRTAEDCVLKEDLRHLEEADWDRAFGRACALCCGVEVKKVMRKDAPMVKPSDPLLLVLNALVESKRNWVIVEEGDKPLGVILIGDLFREITREMVDFF
- a CDS encoding tetratricopeptide repeat protein, with protein sequence MPHILGVYFSERDDHVGTGATRKATVTRVHWFAVRLDDERVLLQPLNNEHMPAGLKRVVGQEDFLAGFVPDPEHFTTHLLPVLKGLAAKVSVAQGTVETKTLSEHERLVFKALQIDDKDAKVETPAAGRLRIVSDLLATIPDVSVMTFRHQSEVNTRSISLRKEGDYGRAVAYYHKALRLNPTDDHLHFNLARAYWHMGEAAKCAEHLNRALDLNPAFPEAEMFLDFVHRKTGAGQPRGAKPANGNRTWATRGGIVIPSMPTTVREAAYGEAQGRRGSARSQGRIEKGRAAGSPSWGDFEISFHDDRRRAPRLTLDTEALCMMLCRGNECPTLVRDISQTGARLEVTLGEAAFDAGDLVMLTERRGLNNLLGSRKAQVVWRSGLQAGVHFATPLATSGGSVESILFPRG